In bacterium, one genomic interval encodes:
- the lpxD gene encoding UDP-3-O-(3-hydroxymyristoyl)glucosamine N-acyltransferase, translated as MTFLIGIAIPLSRLASLIDGQVEGDEVTITGVNTVEGAADGQITFVDRPELLPVGERSGAAALIVSPQARTSAKPIIVTEDPRLAFSKVLEIFAPERRVYEGIHPTAVLGANTHVGARVSVGAHAVIGDNVRLDDDAVIHPLAYVGHDVQIGANSVIHPQTYIGERVTIGKNCIIHAGAAIGCDGFGYLQQATGHRKIPQIGTVIIEDEVEVGSNSTIDRATVAATIIGAGTKIDDSVHIAHNCVIGKHCLFAGQVGIAGSTDIGDFVVMGGQAGINDHISICSQAVIGAQAGVFGHITEPGVYSGYAAGPHSHQLRILAATHKLPELLKTVRDLQRRIAELEAERQS; from the coding sequence GTGACTTTCTTGATCGGCATCGCCATACCGCTATCGAGACTCGCGTCGCTGATCGACGGCCAAGTCGAGGGCGATGAGGTGACCATCACGGGCGTCAACACCGTGGAGGGCGCCGCGGACGGTCAGATCACGTTCGTGGATCGGCCGGAGTTGCTGCCGGTGGGCGAGCGGTCTGGCGCGGCCGCGCTCATCGTGTCACCCCAGGCTCGCACCTCGGCCAAGCCGATAATCGTGACCGAGGATCCCCGCCTGGCCTTCAGTAAGGTACTGGAGATCTTCGCGCCCGAGCGGCGGGTCTACGAGGGCATCCACCCCACCGCCGTGCTGGGTGCGAACACTCACGTCGGCGCCCGGGTCAGTGTCGGCGCTCATGCGGTCATCGGGGACAACGTGCGCCTGGACGACGACGCGGTCATCCATCCCCTGGCCTACGTCGGACACGACGTGCAGATCGGCGCCAATTCCGTCATCCACCCGCAGACCTATATCGGCGAGCGCGTGACCATCGGCAAGAACTGCATCATCCACGCCGGGGCAGCCATCGGCTGCGACGGCTTCGGCTATCTCCAGCAGGCCACAGGCCACCGCAAGATCCCGCAGATCGGGACCGTCATCATCGAGGACGAGGTCGAGGTCGGCTCCAATTCCACCATTGACCGCGCCACAGTGGCGGCCACGATCATCGGCGCCGGCACGAAGATTGACGACAGCGTCCACATCGCCCACAACTGCGTGATCGGCAAGCATTGTCTGTTCGCGGGGCAAGTGGGCATCGCCGGCAGCACCGACATCGGCGACTTCGTCGTGATGGGCGGCCAGGCCGGGATCAACGACCACATCAGTATCTGCAGCCAGGCTGTCATCGGCGCTCAGGCCGGCGTCTTCGGGCACATCACCGAGCCCGGGGTCTACTCCGGCTACGCCGCCGGGCCACACAGCCACCAACTGCGCATCCTGGCCGCGACGCACAAGCTGCCCGAGTTGCTCAAGACCGTGCGCGACCTCCAGCGCCGCATCGCGGAGCTCGAGGCCGAGCGCCAGAGCTAG
- a CDS encoding BamA/TamA family outer membrane protein codes for MKLASRLLLGLCVLVLWLQLPAMAQEPQLIESVKVVGNDYIPKEGILDEVKDILQAGQQFTPERQRAAQQAVTGMGYFDDVQITTEAGTRGVIVVVRVVEKQRVQKILFVGNSVLDDAALTDVIYTRVGHVIDDRIIRRDVRRIEDAYAQHGNIAHVSKASVGEFGVLTFVIEEARIEDIVIEGLKRTKPWVVRREMTAKPGELFQEKAVARDIQKIFNLGLFDNVTSDIRPGVKDPQRGIILVINIDEKRTGQASLAAGYSNLDNFVLILSASENNFRGRGERIGANIELFGRTSYELTFYEPFVDRKGTTLSAQLYDTQRQRRFLSGSSALTNGDDEFDERRTGATLSLSRPLDPTTRASLRLRSEKVSSSSYQGTRIVGTSGTGVGTAASDGATDLPAGDNDDPSDEPGPGDHPGPIIVAAPLHPGGTLTSLQLGWTRDTRNIIASPSSGMYTSLTFEQAGSFLGGNTTFSKLMAEQRYYRKLSKKSRDVLAFRIMAGTTLGNLPLFESYSVGGANTLRGYEEDRFRGENMLLANLEYRRPIGDRLTAVLFVDAGDAFGGEFRTVVPGFSIPADDESFYGHIGAGLGLRVVTPLGPIRLDYGWGDDGGQAHFSFGHTF; via the coding sequence ATGAAGCTTGCGTCAAGACTGTTGCTCGGCCTCTGCGTGCTGGTGCTGTGGCTGCAACTCCCGGCCATGGCCCAGGAGCCGCAGCTCATCGAGAGCGTCAAGGTCGTCGGCAACGACTATATCCCCAAGGAGGGGATCCTCGACGAGGTCAAGGACATTCTCCAGGCCGGCCAGCAGTTCACGCCCGAGCGCCAGCGGGCGGCCCAACAGGCCGTCACGGGCATGGGTTACTTCGACGACGTACAGATCACGACCGAGGCGGGGACGCGCGGCGTGATCGTCGTCGTGCGCGTGGTCGAGAAGCAGCGCGTGCAGAAGATCCTCTTCGTCGGCAACTCCGTCCTCGATGACGCGGCACTCACCGATGTCATCTATACCCGCGTCGGCCACGTCATTGACGACCGCATCATCCGGCGCGATGTCCGCCGCATTGAGGACGCCTACGCCCAGCATGGCAACATCGCGCACGTCTCCAAGGCCTCGGTCGGCGAGTTCGGCGTGCTCACCTTCGTCATCGAGGAGGCGCGGATCGAGGACATCGTCATTGAGGGGCTCAAGCGCACCAAGCCGTGGGTGGTGCGCCGCGAGATGACCGCCAAGCCCGGCGAGCTGTTCCAGGAGAAGGCAGTCGCGCGCGACATCCAGAAGATCTTCAACCTGGGCCTGTTCGACAACGTGACCTCCGACATCCGGCCAGGCGTCAAGGACCCCCAGCGAGGCATCATCCTCGTCATCAACATAGACGAGAAGCGGACCGGACAGGCGTCGCTCGCGGCCGGTTACAGCAACCTCGACAACTTTGTGCTGATCCTCTCGGCTTCTGAAAACAACTTCCGCGGGCGCGGCGAGCGCATCGGGGCGAACATCGAGCTGTTCGGTCGCACCAGTTACGAGTTGACCTTTTACGAGCCCTTTGTGGACAGGAAGGGCACCACGCTCTCGGCCCAGCTCTACGACACACAGCGCCAGCGCCGGTTCCTCAGCGGCTCCTCCGCCCTCACCAACGGCGACGACGAGTTCGACGAGCGCCGGACGGGAGCGACCCTCTCCCTGAGCCGGCCGCTCGACCCCACCACCCGCGCCAGTCTCCGCTTGCGCAGTGAGAAGGTCTCCAGTTCGAGCTACCAGGGCACGCGCATCGTCGGCACCTCCGGCACCGGCGTGGGAACCGCCGCTTCAGATGGCGCGACGGACCTCCCGGCCGGTGACAATGATGATCCGTCTGATGAGCCCGGACCGGGCGACCATCCCGGCCCGATCATCGTCGCGGCGCCGCTCCACCCGGGCGGCACCCTCACCTCCCTGCAGTTGGGCTGGACCCGTGACACCCGGAACATCATCGCCAGTCCCAGCAGCGGCATGTACACCTCCCTGACCTTCGAGCAGGCCGGTAGCTTCCTGGGCGGCAACACCACATTCAGCAAGCTCATGGCGGAGCAGCGCTACTACCGCAAGCTCTCCAAGAAGAGCCGGGATGTCCTCGCGTTCCGCATCATGGCGGGCACGACGCTGGGCAACCTGCCCCTGTTTGAATCCTACAGTGTCGGCGGCGCCAACACGCTTCGGGGCTATGAGGAGGACCGCTTCCGGGGCGAGAACATGCTTCTGGCCAACCTGGAGTACCGGCGCCCGATCGGCGACCGGCTGACTGCGGTGCTGTTCGTGGACGCCGGCGACGCCTTCGGCGGAGAGTTCCGCACCGTCGTGCCCGGCTTCAGCATCCCGGCCGATGACGAGAGCTTCTATGGCCACATCGGCGCGGGCCTGGGGCTGCGCGTCGTCACGCCGCTGGGGCCGATCCGCCTGGACTACGGTTGGGGTGACGATGGCGGCCAGGCTCACTTCAGCTTCGGCCACACCTTCTAG
- a CDS encoding translocation/assembly module TamB domain-containing protein, with amino-acid sequence MWRRAALYLALVVLALALVIVPGAIVIVGQTGWARQRVHEAMARELADYLGHEVAVGPVSGSFLDGFTVDGLAIAEGQRLSDGAVITARRVGVEYDLWSVLRARLSPLASISAVHVYGPQVRVVRDARGRLNLARLIPRVRALPLHKRFRGRVFLHEGAVVYADHAKSLRAPLTVRADSLEVSVDLRQVVRLAVKATGHVLDDRAGRFSVGAQVHLDRLFTALDLSLDNVDVPWLTAHCRQADRVRISGGRADLRGSVYIVRYRGKPSTDASLTLGLRNLRLAAPTAGAIPVSLDGNVWVSPGAVQARGLRATVAGSTYDVTGSVANFSAPQVDLALDSRAARLEPLWRALPASVRGASAFPRGGVGSLQAQVIGPANNPDVRLKLDTSDPLTFKLAQVGTVRAEGLRLSADVVSATAQPSVRATVGARRLQVPAVKLTASALPRESRSVALGPMRGFHAVLQYCGGKPLARGFVQTPYVRVGDTQATGVSTQVTLVNDLLRLQKLRAKALGGSVKVEAACLLSKAHEGIRARGTVHALDLARLQEIPSLKLPDDLAGVANADFQAHVTRERFVANAAFDATGLRAEKVAAATASGIVGVEGNGELSGLGRITADDITREDVTLDRAEALVRLGGGRLEVLNGYARSAEGLAWARGDVDLDAKTVKLRVQGAGLAVGPLAERAGVKDAAGRGYATGEITGPFGKPAFAGRVMLFEPRLGKYTVAAATAHARLEGDRLALTDLMATRGAGVVSGDMTLGNLRGPREEIALDGHLTGEALDLKDMAKLFEQDRPVAGVAEFSAHVSGTVDHPHATGQLRLVNATYKDFPVSRVEAPFVLEDDRLRVAQAQATILDTPVEARGTITFGEKPQVDAYLSAGDVRLEGLAPYLDTTLSLAGKASVERVWVRGPTDDLHGGAHITAQQVMVGDETIGDLDATLSLARGQVQLQETSFAVGKGGVVVSGAYDTASAPDTIAARARLTHTAVPALLNLAVPIAEAVDERPEKDREQLLLSLRSYALRLAGAVDGTLTVEGPVNAPTAVADLAGQELALDGRGLPQITAQGRVRKDAIHDLVLAARQGDALVNADGDIVFDGPISLNVEGTGIAMAQLRPWVRAKASLAGQLGFTIVAEGQTKEPDLTGSVDIAAPNFAGVQFDVLSVPVATVREGAIDVDTLTIKRGETQIVLDGRLPFSWHLQGESGTRPGLIPDGQITMGGRIENTPLAFFLPLIDEYMRGQRPPAPMPAAEAGFQYASLKTEGKVNSAVSLTGTVQNPTVRGFLKLDDGMVQPTKWARGLSDLKADVRFSGAGHENTVEIETLTGRYDQTRADLTGRIGVKTTDPRDFWRNALDLKLALAADKQPLPGGTEVSAVSGSLRLRTEEGLQVLRPENLRAKIGGGDAELTGEARFRDFRMARLATNQYNLQFRMSPGRLRYRPYLDAMAHGTIALATPQGGTRARISGNWQLADGVVGLEAPTAGIDTFKAVSSAWPDPDLDLVAGLGEGLEVRGSAIKAPLKPNPTAAHITGTPQRPLLVGDITTGRGTTMLPTATLRLRALVVHYFVEPVPGERSDPQTLRLRGTIDGNAETTVSRPGASPIRIQVRISGNLPDQVAITTSSDPPLTETQIYALLGGVPFSYLPGVGGGSGGVGQIVSEQFLAALGNVFKLRVFEPIEEELQKMLGLELGITFAFNQPVTLQVGKYVLRNLFITYERPLVESVERFDLRVSYELPHGLRITYHNDERDINQVEIGYSFIY; translated from the coding sequence ATGTGGCGTCGCGCGGCTCTCTACCTGGCGCTCGTGGTGCTGGCTCTGGCCCTCGTCATCGTCCCCGGTGCCATCGTGATCGTGGGACAGACGGGCTGGGCCCGCCAGCGCGTGCATGAGGCCATGGCCCGCGAGCTGGCCGACTATCTGGGGCACGAGGTCGCCGTCGGCCCGGTCAGTGGCAGCTTCCTCGACGGCTTCACCGTGGACGGGTTGGCTATCGCCGAGGGACAGCGACTCTCCGATGGCGCGGTCATCACCGCCCGGCGCGTGGGCGTGGAGTATGATCTGTGGTCCGTGCTACGCGCCCGCCTGAGCCCCCTGGCCTCGATCAGCGCGGTGCACGTCTATGGCCCACAGGTGCGCGTCGTGCGGGATGCACGGGGCCGCCTGAACCTCGCCCGGCTGATCCCCCGCGTGCGCGCTCTCCCGCTGCACAAGCGCTTCCGCGGCCGCGTGTTCCTGCACGAAGGGGCCGTGGTCTACGCCGACCACGCCAAGTCCCTGCGTGCGCCGCTCACTGTACGTGCCGACAGCCTCGAGGTCAGCGTGGACCTCCGGCAGGTTGTCCGACTGGCGGTCAAGGCCACCGGACACGTCCTGGACGACCGCGCCGGGCGCTTCAGTGTCGGTGCACAGGTCCATCTCGACCGCCTCTTCACCGCTCTCGACCTCTCTCTCGACAACGTGGACGTGCCCTGGTTGACGGCGCACTGCAGGCAGGCCGACCGCGTGCGCATCTCGGGCGGCCGGGCCGATCTGCGGGGTTCGGTCTACATCGTGCGTTACCGGGGCAAGCCCTCGACCGACGCTTCCCTCACGCTGGGGCTGCGGAACCTCCGCCTGGCAGCGCCGACCGCCGGCGCAATCCCCGTGTCTCTCGACGGTAACGTCTGGGTCAGCCCCGGGGCGGTGCAGGCACGCGGCTTGCGCGCGACCGTCGCCGGCAGCACCTACGATGTCACCGGATCGGTGGCGAACTTCAGCGCCCCCCAGGTGGACCTGGCGCTCGACTCCCGCGCCGCGCGTCTCGAGCCGCTGTGGCGTGCCCTGCCGGCCTCCGTTCGCGGCGCCTCGGCCTTCCCCCGCGGTGGCGTCGGGAGCCTGCAGGCCCAGGTCATCGGGCCGGCCAACAACCCGGACGTGCGCCTGAAGCTCGACACCAGCGATCCGCTGACGTTCAAGCTGGCGCAGGTGGGCACCGTGCGCGCCGAGGGCCTCCGGTTGAGCGCAGACGTGGTCTCGGCGACGGCACAGCCCTCGGTCAGGGCGACCGTCGGCGCCCGACGCCTGCAAGTGCCGGCAGTCAAGCTGACCGCGAGCGCCCTGCCCAGGGAGTCGCGGAGTGTCGCGCTTGGGCCCATGCGGGGCTTCCACGCCGTCCTGCAGTACTGCGGCGGCAAGCCCCTTGCCCGGGGGTTCGTGCAGACCCCGTACGTACGTGTCGGGGATACCCAGGCTACCGGCGTCTCGACACAGGTGACCCTGGTCAACGATCTGCTGCGGCTGCAGAAGCTGCGCGCCAAAGCGCTGGGCGGGTCCGTGAAAGTCGAGGCCGCGTGCTTGCTGAGCAAGGCCCACGAGGGCATCCGCGCCCGTGGCACCGTCCACGCCCTCGACCTGGCGCGACTGCAGGAGATCCCCAGCCTGAAGCTGCCGGACGATCTGGCGGGCGTCGCCAACGCCGACTTCCAGGCCCATGTGACCCGCGAGCGCTTCGTCGCCAATGCCGCCTTCGACGCGACCGGACTGCGCGCGGAGAAGGTCGCTGCCGCGACGGCCAGCGGCATCGTGGGGGTCGAGGGTAACGGGGAGCTGAGCGGCCTGGGCCGCATCACCGCCGACGACATCACAAGGGAGGACGTCACTCTCGACCGGGCGGAGGCCCTCGTGCGTCTCGGCGGCGGCCGCCTGGAAGTGCTCAACGGGTACGCACGGAGCGCAGAGGGCCTGGCCTGGGCGCGCGGGGACGTGGACCTCGATGCGAAGACGGTGAAGCTGCGAGTCCAGGGGGCTGGCCTGGCGGTCGGGCCGCTGGCCGAGCGGGCGGGAGTCAAGGATGCGGCCGGGCGGGGCTACGCCACTGGCGAGATCACAGGGCCGTTCGGCAAGCCCGCCTTCGCCGGGCGCGTGATGCTCTTCGAGCCACGCCTGGGCAAGTACACCGTTGCGGCGGCCACGGCCCACGCCCGCCTGGAGGGCGATCGTCTGGCGCTAACCGACCTGATGGCCACGCGCGGCGCCGGGGTCGTCTCCGGAGATATGACGCTCGGCAACCTGCGGGGGCCGCGCGAGGAGATCGCGCTCGACGGCCACCTGACCGGCGAGGCCCTGGACCTCAAGGACATGGCGAAGCTGTTCGAACAGGACCGACCCGTCGCCGGCGTCGCGGAGTTCTCCGCCCACGTCTCCGGCACCGTTGACCACCCGCACGCCACAGGGCAGTTGCGGCTGGTCAACGCCACGTACAAAGACTTCCCCGTCTCGCGCGTCGAGGCGCCATTCGTCCTTGAGGACGACCGGCTACGGGTCGCGCAGGCTCAGGCGACCATTCTGGACACTCCTGTTGAGGCTCGCGGCACCATCACGTTCGGCGAGAAGCCGCAGGTGGACGCGTACCTCAGCGCCGGCGACGTGCGGCTGGAGGGTCTCGCCCCCTATCTCGACACCACCCTCTCCCTCGCCGGGAAGGCCTCCGTAGAGCGGGTCTGGGTGCGTGGGCCCACCGATGACCTGCACGGCGGGGCGCACATCACTGCCCAGCAGGTCATGGTCGGCGATGAGACCATCGGGGACCTCGACGCCACGCTGTCGCTGGCCCGAGGGCAGGTGCAACTGCAGGAGACGAGCTTTGCGGTCGGCAAAGGCGGTGTCGTCGTCAGTGGGGCCTACGACACTGCCTCGGCCCCGGACACCATCGCGGCCCGGGCGCGGCTGACACACACGGCTGTGCCCGCCCTGCTCAATCTCGCGGTCCCGATCGCCGAGGCCGTGGACGAGCGGCCTGAGAAGGACCGCGAGCAACTGCTGCTATCGCTCCGCAGCTACGCGCTGCGGCTGGCCGGGGCGGTGGACGGCACCCTCACCGTCGAGGGGCCAGTGAACGCACCGACGGCGGTGGCCGACCTGGCCGGTCAGGAACTGGCACTTGATGGGCGGGGCCTGCCCCAGATCACGGCCCAGGGGCGCGTTCGCAAGGATGCCATCCATGATCTGGTCCTCGCTGCGCGCCAGGGCGACGCGCTGGTTAACGCCGACGGCGACATCGTCTTTGACGGCCCCATCAGCCTGAACGTGGAAGGCACTGGCATCGCCATGGCGCAACTGCGCCCGTGGGTGCGCGCCAAGGCCTCCCTGGCCGGTCAGTTGGGCTTCACCATCGTCGCCGAGGGGCAGACCAAGGAGCCAGACCTCACGGGGTCGGTGGACATCGCCGCCCCGAACTTCGCGGGCGTGCAGTTCGACGTGCTGTCGGTGCCGGTGGCGACGGTTCGCGAGGGCGCCATCGATGTGGACACACTCACCATCAAACGCGGGGAGACCCAGATCGTGCTGGATGGGCGGCTGCCCTTCTCCTGGCACCTGCAAGGCGAGTCGGGCACGCGGCCGGGTCTGATCCCTGACGGCCAGATCACCATGGGCGGCCGCATCGAGAATACGCCGTTGGCCTTCTTCCTCCCGCTCATTGACGAGTACATGCGCGGGCAGCGTCCCCCCGCGCCTATGCCGGCCGCGGAGGCAGGCTTCCAGTACGCGTCACTCAAGACCGAGGGTAAGGTGAACAGCGCCGTGTCGTTGACCGGAACGGTGCAGAACCCGACCGTGCGGGGCTTCCTCAAGCTCGATGACGGCATGGTGCAGCCCACCAAGTGGGCGCGGGGCCTGAGCGACCTGAAGGCGGACGTCCGGTTCAGCGGCGCGGGGCACGAGAACACGGTGGAGATCGAGACGCTGACAGGCCGCTACGACCAGACGCGGGCAGACCTGACGGGGCGCATCGGGGTGAAGACGACAGACCCCCGGGACTTCTGGCGCAACGCGCTCGACCTGAAGCTGGCCCTGGCCGCTGACAAGCAGCCGCTGCCGGGCGGCACGGAGGTGAGCGCCGTCTCGGGGTCCCTGCGCCTGCGCACCGAGGAGGGCCTGCAGGTGCTCCGCCCCGAGAACCTCCGGGCGAAGATCGGCGGTGGGGATGCTGAACTGACCGGAGAGGCGCGCTTCCGCGACTTCCGCATGGCGCGTCTGGCGACGAACCAGTACAACCTGCAGTTCAGGATGAGCCCCGGACGGCTGCGGTACCGGCCTTACCTCGACGCGATGGCGCACGGCACAATTGCACTAGCGACCCCGCAGGGCGGGACGCGCGCCCGAATCAGTGGCAACTGGCAACTTGCTGACGGAGTCGTCGGGCTGGAGGCGCCGACGGCTGGGATTGACACCTTCAAGGCGGTGAGCAGCGCCTGGCCCGACCCCGACCTGGACCTCGTGGCGGGTCTGGGGGAGGGCCTGGAGGTCCGCGGCTCGGCGATCAAGGCGCCTCTGAAGCCCAACCCGACGGCCGCGCACATCACGGGCACCCCGCAACGCCCGCTCCTGGTCGGTGACATCACGACCGGTCGCGGCACGACGATGCTGCCCACAGCCACGCTGCGCCTGCGCGCGCTGGTGGTTCACTACTTCGTGGAGCCGGTCCCCGGCGAGCGCTCCGACCCGCAGACGTTGCGTCTCCGCGGCACCATCGACGGGAACGCCGAGACCACGGTGAGCCGGCCGGGCGCCTCGCCGATCCGCATTCAGGTGCGCATCTCGGGCAATCTGCCGGATCAGGTGGCGATCACCACGTCCTCCGACCCGCCCCTCACCGAGACGCAGATCTACGCTCTCCTGGGCGGCGTGCCTTTCTCGTATCTGCCGGGCGTGGGCGGGGGCTCGGGGGGGGTGGGCCAGATCGTCTCCGAGCAGTTCCTGGCGGCCCTGGGCAACGTGTTCAAACTGCGCGTGTTTGAGCCGATCGAGGAGGAGCTGCAGAAGATGCTCGGCCTGGAGCTGGGGATCACCTTCGCCTTCAACCAGCCGGTGACGCTGCAGGTCGGCAAGTACGTGCTGCGGAATCTCTTCATCACCTACGAGCGGCCCCTGGTGGAGAGTGTCGAGCGCTTCGATCTGCGGGTATCTTATGAGTTGCCTCACGGGCTGCGAATCACGTATCATAACGACGAGCGCGACATCAACCAGGTTGAGATCGGCTATAGCTTCATCTACTGA
- a CDS encoding sigma-70 family RNA polymerase sigma factor, with product MGGPRPDFSEIIAANYQRVYNVILRLVDDREEAADLTQDTFVNACRAYDNFRHESQVYTWLYRIAINLTKNRLERRGRQKTIEGVSVDAPLEVSQQEELFRQIEDWRGDPDRIVANEELKRFLSEQVTRLRPDYKEVIILRDYQGLSYEEIADVLGCSVQAVKSRLFRARSVLRDRLGRYLFGVAPAGPRQGEVP from the coding sequence ATGGGAGGCCCCAGGCCCGATTTCAGCGAGATCATCGCTGCGAACTACCAGCGGGTCTACAATGTGATCCTGCGCCTCGTGGACGACCGCGAGGAGGCGGCGGACCTGACGCAGGACACCTTCGTCAACGCCTGCCGTGCCTATGACAATTTCCGTCACGAGTCGCAGGTCTACACCTGGCTGTACCGGATCGCCATCAATCTGACGAAGAACCGCCTGGAGCGGCGCGGCCGGCAGAAGACCATCGAGGGCGTCTCGGTGGATGCGCCCCTGGAGGTCTCCCAGCAGGAGGAGTTGTTCCGCCAGATAGAGGACTGGCGTGGCGACCCGGACCGCATTGTCGCCAACGAGGAGCTGAAGCGCTTCCTGTCCGAGCAGGTGACACGCCTCCGTCCTGACTACAAGGAAGTCATCATCCTGCGGGACTACCAGGGATTGTCTTACGAGGAGATCGCCGATGTCCTCGGGTGTAGTGTACAGGCCGTGAAGTCGCGGCTGTTCCGGGCGCGCAGCGTCCTGCGCGATCGGTTGGGCCGCTACCTCTTCGGCGTTGCGCCGGCGGGGCCCAGACAAGGAGAAGTCCCATGA
- a CDS encoding OmpH family outer membrane protein, with translation MSRSLLCRIAAVTLLWGVMVGLSSAADLKMAVVDIDSVSSQYKELTDRQAELGAWVQDKKNYLSAMQDFMFVSGEEFKEASRIYQVVKAQWTEEQKKREAELRSVSGNNEKKFLDLQAKPARTPEEQNQFNTLRDIFQARDRDLKAISAEFDKQLKQRRDEVQGKLVASVRAVIEKVAKEKGYQLVIDKSAVYFVTAPIDDITEEVLKSLNAAGAAAPGAANANPPKPQ, from the coding sequence ATGTCACGAAGCCTGTTGTGTCGCATCGCCGCAGTCACGCTCCTCTGGGGCGTGATGGTGGGTCTGTCGTCCGCCGCCGACCTGAAGATGGCCGTGGTGGACATTGATAGCGTCAGCTCCCAGTACAAAGAGCTGACCGACCGCCAGGCTGAGCTGGGAGCCTGGGTCCAGGACAAGAAGAACTACCTGTCGGCCATGCAGGACTTCATGTTCGTGTCCGGCGAGGAGTTCAAGGAAGCCTCCCGCATCTACCAGGTCGTCAAGGCCCAGTGGACCGAGGAGCAGAAGAAGCGCGAGGCGGAGTTGCGCTCCGTCTCAGGCAACAATGAGAAGAAGTTCCTGGACCTGCAGGCCAAGCCGGCCCGAACGCCCGAGGAGCAGAACCAGTTCAACACCCTCCGTGACATCTTCCAGGCGCGAGACCGCGATCTGAAGGCCATCTCCGCCGAGTTCGATAAGCAGCTCAAGCAGCGGCGCGACGAGGTGCAGGGAAAGCTCGTGGCCAGCGTCCGCGCGGTCATCGAGAAGGTAGCCAAGGAGAAGGGCTACCAACTGGTCATAGACAAGTCCGCAGTGTACTTTGTGACCGCACCGATTGACGACATCACCGAGGAAGTGCTCAAGTCGCTCAATGCTGCGGGAGCCGCAGCCCCGGGAGCGGCCAATGCCAACCCGCCGAAGCCCCAGTAG